One segment of Tamlana crocina DNA contains the following:
- a CDS encoding GntR family transcriptional regulator, protein MEMTSLIKIDDYSRESKYEQIVKSIIHNISVGNLVMDQKIPSINSFSENFYVSRDTVEKAYNILKKRNVISSVRGKGFYVAKTQLISKVNILFLINRLSADKMKIYNAFAQTIGSNVHIDLHIYNSDETLFLNLLEERKLSYDYYVVMPHFKTENKEHTGMTPRVSHALKKIPESKLILMDNGLNSYQNQIITVYQDFEKDIYSALMEGLHTLCKYQKITLVYPQESICPYPRRIFHGIRKFCSMHQFDFEVVDEVSHDMVIAKGDLFIIIEESELVAFVKQVREKEYKLGEDIGVVSYNDTPLKNLFGISVVSTDYDVMGDMAAKMILNKERGNYKVPFNFIHRESA, encoded by the coding sequence ATGGAAATGACCAGCCTTATTAAAATCGATGATTATTCAAGAGAATCTAAATATGAACAAATTGTAAAATCGATAATCCATAATATTTCTGTTGGAAATTTGGTAATGGATCAAAAAATCCCATCGATTAATAGTTTTAGCGAAAATTTTTATGTGTCTCGAGATACTGTTGAAAAGGCGTATAATATTTTAAAGAAGCGTAATGTGATTTCGTCTGTAAGGGGTAAAGGTTTTTATGTAGCAAAAACACAGCTTATATCAAAGGTTAATATTTTGTTTTTAATAAATAGGTTGAGTGCTGATAAAATGAAAATTTATAATGCCTTTGCGCAAACAATTGGATCAAATGTGCATATTGACCTACATATTTACAATAGCGACGAAACATTGTTTTTAAATTTATTGGAAGAGCGTAAGCTGTCTTATGATTATTATGTGGTAATGCCTCATTTTAAAACAGAGAACAAAGAGCATACAGGAATGACCCCAAGAGTGTCTCATGCTTTGAAAAAAATCCCTGAAAGCAAACTTATTTTAATGGACAACGGTTTAAACTCTTATCAAAATCAGATTATAACGGTATATCAAGATTTTGAAAAAGACATTTACAGTGCCTTAATGGAGGGGTTGCATACATTGTGTAAATACCAAAAAATAACACTGGTGTATCCACAAGAATCTATTTGCCCATACCCACGAAGAATTTTTCATGGCATAAGAAAGTTTTGCAGCATGCACCAATTTGATTTTGAAGTTGTAGATGAAGTGTCTCACGATATGGTTATCGCCAAAGGGGATTTGTTTATTATTATCGAGGAGTCTGAATTGGTTGCTTTTGTTAAACAGGTAAGGGAGAAGGAGTATAAATTAGGAGAAGATATTGGGGTTGTTTCTTATAACGATACCCCCTTAAAAAATCTATTTGGAATTTCAGTGGTATCTACAGATTATGATGTTATGGGAGATATGGCTGCCAAAATGATTTTAAACAAGGAAAGAGGGAATTACAAAGTGCCGTTTAATTTTATCCACAGAGAATCGGCATAA